From Bacteroidota bacterium, a single genomic window includes:
- a CDS encoding transpeptidase family protein yields MALDVRKDILWRIYLVYLFIFLIAGFIIARVIKIQFSEGEFWKQRANELTLHYANIEAMRGNIFDVNGQLLATSLPYYDVAVDMSADAITDEIFDDNLDSLSLCLANLFPDKTKSSYKRLLVSAKNSGDRYYMLRENISYKELQQLKTFPLFRKGRFKGGLITTQKGKRELPFQLLASRTIGSNRETAKPIGLEGSYNTQLTGIGGKRLVRKIAGGIEMPVNDENEVEPQDGSDIVSTLDINIQDVAENALYEQLKKHQAGWGCVVLMEVKTGEIRAIANLSKIDTATYSENYNYAIGQSTEPGSTFKLVSLMAGMEDGYFDLDDTVNTGNGRWKFLTQEVKDSHEGGLGKISVKQVFEHSSNVGTAKLIYANYGKNPQQFIDRLCKMGINLNPELDIAGSGSPDIKSTKDKRWSKVSLPWMAFGYELRLTPLQILTFYNAVANDGVMMKPRFVREVRRQGKALKAFSPEVIHPHVASASTIQKAKEMMEGVVLEGTAMNLKNADYKIAGKTGTAQIAKGGGGYGNKKGNNSQTYQASFVGYFPADNPKYSCIVVVNAPSEGVYYGNAVAGPIFKEIADKVYSTLLDIHSEVKENQIAETKTPSIKGGSRKDIQTVISDLNLSANANTSTAEYVNVVERDSSAFVIDNNINLSLTKNVMPNVTGMGLKDALYLLENAGLKVKIIGSGAIKRQSINTGTKFYKGTELILELS; encoded by the coding sequence ATGGCTTTAGACGTAAGAAAAGATATACTGTGGAGAATTTATTTAGTCTACTTATTTATTTTTCTGATTGCGGGATTTATCATAGCGAGAGTTATAAAAATTCAGTTCAGCGAAGGAGAATTCTGGAAACAGCGCGCGAATGAACTCACGCTTCACTACGCGAACATTGAAGCCATGCGCGGAAATATTTTCGATGTGAACGGTCAGCTCCTCGCCACTTCTCTTCCTTATTATGATGTGGCGGTGGATATGAGCGCGGACGCTATCACCGATGAAATTTTTGACGACAATCTTGATTCGCTTTCTCTCTGCCTAGCGAATTTATTTCCTGACAAAACAAAATCTTCCTACAAGCGACTCCTTGTAAGTGCGAAAAATTCTGGCGACCGATATTACATGCTTCGCGAAAATATTTCTTACAAAGAACTTCAGCAGTTAAAAACATTTCCACTTTTCAGAAAAGGAAGATTTAAAGGAGGATTGATTACAACTCAGAAAGGCAAACGCGAACTTCCTTTCCAACTCCTTGCTTCGCGCACAATCGGTTCAAACAGAGAAACTGCAAAGCCTATAGGGCTAGAAGGTTCTTACAATACTCAACTTACCGGCATAGGAGGAAAACGCCTCGTCAGAAAAATTGCGGGCGGAATTGAAATGCCCGTGAATGATGAGAACGAAGTTGAACCGCAGGACGGTTCTGATATTGTTTCCACGCTCGACATAAATATTCAGGATGTTGCGGAGAATGCGCTTTACGAACAATTGAAAAAACACCAGGCGGGCTGGGGTTGCGTGGTGCTGATGGAAGTGAAGACGGGCGAGATACGCGCGATTGCAAACCTCTCGAAGATTGACACCGCAACTTACAGTGAAAATTACAATTACGCAATCGGGCAGAGCACAGAACCCGGTTCCACTTTCAAATTGGTTTCGCTGATGGCCGGAATGGAAGACGGATATTTTGATTTGGATGACACGGTTAATACAGGAAACGGCAGATGGAAATTTCTCACACAGGAAGTAAAAGATTCTCACGAAGGAGGGCTTGGAAAAATTTCTGTGAAGCAAGTGTTTGAGCATTCATCCAATGTAGGTACTGCAAAACTTATCTATGCTAACTACGGAAAAAATCCTCAACAGTTTATTGACCGTCTTTGCAAAATGGGAATCAATCTCAATCCGGAACTGGACATAGCTGGTTCTGGAAGTCCTGATATAAAATCCACGAAAGATAAAAGGTGGTCGAAAGTTTCTCTTCCCTGGATGGCTTTCGGATACGAGTTGCGATTAACTCCACTGCAGATTCTCACTTTCTACAATGCTGTTGCAAACGATGGCGTGATGATGAAACCACGTTTCGTTCGAGAAGTGCGCAGACAAGGCAAAGCGCTAAAAGCATTTTCTCCCGAAGTAATTCATCCGCATGTTGCGTCAGCTTCCACAATTCAAAAAGCAAAAGAGATGATGGAAGGAGTTGTTCTTGAAGGAACAGCAATGAATTTGAAAAATGCCGATTATAAAATCGCAGGCAAAACCGGAACAGCGCAGATTGCAAAAGGCGGTGGCGGTTACGGAAATAAAAAAGGAAATAATAGTCAAACATATCAGGCGTCTTTCGTTGGATATTTTCCTGCAGACAATCCAAAGTATTCCTGCATTGTGGTGGTGAACGCGCCTTCCGAAGGAGTTTACTACGGCAACGCTGTGGCGGGGCCCATCTTCAAAGAAATTGCTGACAAAGTTTATTCAACGCTTCTTGACATCCACAGCGAAGTAAAAGAAAATCAAATCGCTGAGACAAAAACTCCATCCATCAAAGGCGGTTCACGAAAAGATATTCAAACGGTTATTTCCGACTTGAATCTTTCCGCGAATGCAAATACTTCCACTGCGGAATATGTGAATGTTGTGGAGAGGGATTCATCCGCGTTTGTGATTGACAACAACATCAATCTCTCGCTCACAAAAAATGTAATGCCCAATGTAACAGGAATGGGATTGAAAGACGCGCTCTATTTATTGGAAAACGCTGGACTGAAAGTGAAAATCATCGGAAGCGGTGCGATTAAAAGGCAGTCAATAAATACAGGAACAAAATTTTACAAAGGAACAGAATTGATTCTGGAATTGTCATGA
- the rsmH gene encoding 16S rRNA (cytosine(1402)-N(4))-methyltransferase RsmH, with product MKEGAYHTPVLLNSCIEALHIRPNGIYVDATFGGGGHSREIFKHLTTGKLFVFDIDEDAVKNAIDDKRFTLIRKNFSELKSSLLAHNVTEIDGLLADLGVSSHQFDSAERGFSTRFDSSLDMRMGKQSGTTASEIIQTYSEENLKKIFREYGELRNASQVVKKIVTNRNSIRTVNDLKKAIANCADRGKENQFYAKVFQALRIEVNDELSALKELLIQSKDVLKTGGRIAVISYHSLEDRLVKNFFRSGNFEGELEKDIYGNVNAPFKTINKKPIVPSEKEIEQNSRARSAKLRIAEKT from the coding sequence ATGAAGGAAGGTGCCTATCACACTCCTGTTCTTTTGAATTCTTGTATTGAAGCCCTGCACATCCGACCAAACGGAATTTATGTGGACGCAACTTTTGGCGGTGGAGGACACTCGCGGGAAATTTTCAAACACTTGACGACTGGAAAACTGTTTGTGTTTGATATAGATGAAGACGCTGTGAAGAATGCGATTGATGACAAACGCTTCACGCTCATCCGAAAAAATTTTTCCGAGTTAAAAAGTTCTCTCCTCGCGCACAATGTGACTGAGATTGACGGATTGCTTGCTGACCTTGGGGTTTCCTCGCACCAGTTTGATTCTGCGGAAAGAGGATTCTCCACACGCTTTGACTCTTCTCTCGATATGAGAATGGGAAAGCAAAGCGGAACGACAGCAAGTGAAATCATCCAAACGTACTCCGAAGAAAATTTGAAAAAGATTTTCAGAGAGTACGGTGAACTGAGAAACGCAAGTCAAGTCGTGAAAAAAATTGTGACGAACCGAAACAGCATAAGAACCGTGAATGATTTGAAAAAAGCGATTGCAAACTGTGCTGACAGAGGAAAAGAAAATCAGTTCTACGCAAAAGTTTTTCAGGCACTGAGGATAGAAGTGAACGATGAACTGAGCGCGCTGAAAGAATTACTGATTCAAAGTAAAGATGTTTTGAAGACAGGCGGAAGGATAGCAGTTATCTCTTATCACTCGCTTGAAGACAGATTGGTAAAAAACTTTTTCAGGTCTGGAAACTTCGAAGGCGAATTGGAAAAAGACATCTACGGAAATGTGAATGCACCTTTTAAAACGATAAACAAAAAACCAATCGTGCCGAGTGAAAAAGAGATAGAGCAGAACAGCAGGGCAAGAAGTGCAAAACTCAGAATAGCAGAAAAAACATGA
- the mraZ gene encoding division/cell wall cluster transcriptional repressor MraZ: MTSLIGEFEATVDAKGRVLFPSALKRQLPAGESDKYVLNRGFEKQINLYPDNVWKEVSAKLSELNLFETDARTFYRRFHSGATPVMLDGQGRLLLPQRLIAHAGIKKEIVFYAFGDRIEIWSLAEFNKMISDKSVDMASLAEKVMGNKEKKQ; the protein is encoded by the coding sequence ATGACCAGTTTAATTGGTGAATTTGAAGCAACTGTTGATGCAAAGGGAAGAGTGCTGTTTCCTTCTGCTCTTAAGCGTCAGTTGCCTGCGGGAGAATCTGACAAATATGTTCTCAACCGCGGATTTGAAAAGCAAATCAATCTCTATCCTGATAATGTATGGAAGGAAGTTTCTGCCAAACTGAGCGAGCTCAATCTTTTTGAAACAGACGCAAGAACTTTTTACAGAAGATTTCACAGCGGAGCAACTCCAGTTATGCTGGACGGGCAGGGAAGGTTACTTCTTCCTCAGCGCCTGATTGCTCACGCTGGAATCAAAAAAGAAATTGTGTTCTACGCTTTCGGTGACCGGATTGAGATATGGTCGCTTGCAGAATTTAACAAAATGATTTCAGATAAATCAGTTGACATGGCTTCTCTTGCTGAGAAGGTGATGGGTAATAAGGAAAAAAAGCAATGA
- a CDS encoding glycerol acyltransferase, translating to MPKKIDVDAVFRSKNASLYKLLPGFIFSYLKKIIHQDEANHFLERNENNYGFDFVKEVIAEFGVKTKVIGIENISATGGCIVASNHPLGGLDAMALLNEVGTVRKDIKFFVNDILLNLENLKNLFAGVNTGGRTSAEALAEIEKVFAMNIAVFTFPAGLVSRKQFPHGIFGKAVIEDLEWKKSFISRSKKYKKNIIPVFIDGRNSNFFYNLSLWRKFLGIKVNIEMLYLVDEMYKQHNKTITIIFGKEIPFETFDKRFTDVQWAEKVKRHVYEMRKQKKSLQFTV from the coding sequence ATGCCGAAGAAGATTGATGTTGATGCTGTATTCCGAAGCAAGAATGCTTCACTGTATAAATTACTTCCCGGATTTATTTTTTCTTACCTGAAAAAAATCATTCACCAGGATGAAGCAAATCATTTTCTTGAACGCAATGAGAATAACTATGGATTTGATTTTGTGAAAGAGGTAATTGCTGAATTCGGAGTAAAAACAAAAGTGATAGGAATAGAAAATATTTCTGCAACAGGCGGCTGCATTGTAGCGTCCAATCATCCGCTGGGCGGCTTAGACGCGATGGCATTGCTTAATGAAGTTGGCACAGTGAGAAAGGACATAAAGTTTTTTGTAAATGACATTCTCCTCAACTTAGAAAATTTGAAAAATCTTTTCGCGGGAGTAAACACAGGAGGAAGAACATCGGCAGAGGCGCTGGCAGAAATTGAAAAGGTTTTCGCTATGAATATTGCCGTGTTTACTTTTCCAGCAGGGCTTGTTTCGCGCAAGCAATTTCCCCATGGCATATTCGGGAAAGCGGTGATAGAGGATCTGGAATGGAAAAAAAGTTTTATCTCACGCTCAAAGAAGTATAAAAAGAATATAATCCCGGTTTTTATTGACGGCAGAAATTCAAACTTCTTCTACAATCTTTCACTCTGGAGAAAATTTCTCGGCATTAAAGTGAATATTGAAATGCTTTACCTCGTGGATGAAATGTACAAACAACACAATAAAACAATTACCATTATATTTGGAAAGGAAATTCCCTTCGAAACATTTGACAAGAGATTTACAGATGTGCAATGGGCGGAGAAAGTGAAACGACATGTTTATGAGATGAGAAAGCAAAAAAAGAGTTTACAGTTTACGGTCTAA
- a CDS encoding GNAT family N-acetyltransferase has translation MKPIIPPVEKTLLLKELTKERFVRDTNYGSNEIYVVANNDSPNVLKEIGRLRELSFRAGGGGTGLECDLDNFDTDKICYKQLVVWHPEDKEIIGGYRFILIRNAEKDEKGFPKLSTSHYFKFSDTFVKEYAPYTIELGRSFVQPMYQPSAGNRKGLFSLDNLWDGLGAVHVDNPEIKYLFGKVTMYKDFNRQARDMILYFMDYYFPDADKLVEPLHPLPFDTDISAFKRLFNKDMPYKEAHSILNQSVRKLGENIPPLINSYMNISPNMKTFGTADNHDFGSVEETGILVTIADIYDSKKERHIISYSKK, from the coding sequence ATGAAACCAATAATTCCTCCTGTAGAAAAAACACTCCTGTTGAAAGAACTGACGAAGGAAAGATTTGTGCGTGATACGAATTACGGTTCAAACGAAATTTATGTGGTAGCGAATAATGATTCTCCAAATGTGCTGAAGGAAATCGGAAGATTGCGCGAACTCTCTTTCCGTGCGGGAGGAGGAGGCACAGGATTGGAATGTGACCTGGATAATTTTGACACCGATAAAATTTGCTATAAGCAATTGGTGGTATGGCATCCTGAAGACAAAGAAATTATTGGCGGCTACCGATTCATACTCATCCGTAATGCGGAGAAAGACGAAAAAGGTTTTCCTAAGCTTTCCACTTCGCATTATTTTAAGTTCAGTGATACATTTGTGAAAGAGTATGCACCCTATACGATTGAACTGGGGCGTTCTTTTGTTCAGCCGATGTATCAACCCAGCGCGGGAAATAGAAAAGGACTTTTTTCCCTTGATAATTTATGGGATGGGCTTGGTGCCGTTCATGTTGATAATCCGGAAATAAAATATTTATTCGGGAAAGTAACTATGTATAAGGATTTCAATCGGCAGGCGAGAGATATGATTCTTTACTTCATGGATTATTATTTCCCTGATGCCGATAAACTGGTGGAACCTCTTCATCCGCTGCCCTTCGATACAGACATTTCAGCATTTAAAAGACTTTTCAATAAAGACATGCCTTACAAAGAAGCGCACTCTATTCTCAACCAGAGCGTACGCAAACTCGGAGAAAACATTCCTCCGCTTATTAATTCATACATGAACATTTCTCCGAACATGAAAACGTTCGGCACTGCGGATAATCATGATTTCGGAAGCGTGGAAGAAACAGGAATTCTTGTCACCATTGCTGACATTTACGACAGCAAAAAGGAAAGGCATATAATATCGTATAGCAAAAAATAA
- the bshB1 gene encoding bacillithiol biosynthesis deacetylase BshB1: MKLDILAFGAHPDDVELGCAGTILKHIEDGKKIGIIDLTRGELGTRGTAATRKKEAEVSAKMLGVSMRENLAMADGFFLNDKNHQLKVIQKIRQYQPDVVIVNAPIDRHPDHGRGAQLVSDACFLAGLPKIKTLLKEKSQKAWRPKAIYHYIQFNPHKPDFIIDISAHFEKKMETISAFASQFYNPHSKEPETLISSPEFFNLLKKRCEEHGKKIGVRYGEGFLFGTLHWKQVII; the protein is encoded by the coding sequence ATGAAGCTCGATATCCTCGCCTTTGGTGCTCACCCCGATGATGTGGAACTTGGTTGTGCAGGCACTATTCTCAAACATATTGAAGATGGAAAAAAGATTGGAATCATTGACCTTACTCGCGGAGAATTAGGAACACGAGGCACGGCTGCAACAAGAAAGAAAGAAGCCGAAGTATCAGCAAAAATGCTTGGAGTTTCTATGAGAGAAAACCTGGCAATGGCTGATGGCTTTTTTCTGAACGATAAAAATCACCAGCTAAAAGTCATTCAGAAGATACGCCAGTATCAGCCCGATGTAGTGATTGTCAACGCACCCATTGACCGCCACCCTGACCACGGGCGTGGGGCACAATTAGTTTCTGATGCATGTTTTCTAGCTGGGCTTCCTAAGATTAAAACTTTGTTGAAGGAAAAATCGCAGAAGGCATGGAGACCAAAGGCGATATATCATTACATTCAATTCAATCCTCACAAGCCCGATTTTATTATAGATATATCTGCGCATTTTGAAAAAAAGATGGAGACTATATCTGCTTTTGCTTCGCAGTTTTATAATCCTCATTCAAAAGAACCCGAAACACTTATCTCCAGTCCTGAGTTTTTCAACCTTTTGAAGAAAAGATGCGAAGAGCACGGAAAAAAAATTGGTGTTCGGTATGGAGAGGGTTTCCTCTTCGGAACTCTGCACTGGAAGCAAGTGATTATTTGA
- a CDS encoding glutathione peroxidase — MKKIILLTVAIITATISFSQNKRIFYDFKVKDIDGNDIDLHKYKGKKILVVNVASECGYTPQYKELEWLYENYKDSNFVILAFPCNDFNGQEPGTPTEIKTFCSKNYGVTFPIMAKIAVKGKDICLLYSWLQKKDENGVQDNDVKWNFNKFMISENGEWQGYLHSKIKPNDKIITDWIMDR; from the coding sequence ATGAAAAAAATAATTTTACTTACTGTGGCAATCATCACCGCAACCATTTCGTTTTCTCAAAATAAAAGAATCTTTTATGACTTCAAGGTAAAAGACATTGACGGCAATGATATTGATTTACATAAGTACAAAGGCAAAAAGATTTTAGTTGTGAATGTGGCATCCGAATGCGGTTATACTCCGCAGTATAAAGAATTAGAATGGCTTTATGAAAATTACAAAGACAGCAACTTTGTAATACTTGCCTTTCCCTGCAACGATTTTAACGGACAAGAGCCAGGCACTCCAACTGAAATTAAAACCTTCTGCTCAAAAAACTATGGAGTTACTTTTCCTATTATGGCAAAAATTGCCGTGAAAGGAAAAGATATTTGTCTATTATATAGCTGGCTTCAGAAAAAAGATGAGAACGGAGTTCAGGATAATGATGTGAAATGGAACTTCAATAAATTCATGATAAGTGAAAACGGAGAATGGCAGGGATATCTTCATTCCAAGATTAAACCGAATGATAAAATTATTACTGACTGGATAATGGATAGATAG
- a CDS encoding heme exporter protein CcmB: MFREISALIQKELLIEWRQRYALGGILLYVVATVFICYLSFKNVIEVSVWNALFWIIILFASINSIAKSFLQESRGRMLYYYTLTSPQAFVLAKIIYNSILMLILSLICFGFYSLFMGNIVENLPLFLLIIVLGSIGISSLLSMMSAIASKAHNNFTIMAILSFPIIMPILIVIIRLSQNAIDGTDFYYNLKYFGVLFSLDVIVIALAYLLFPYLWKD, from the coding sequence ATGTTCAGAGAAATTTCAGCTCTCATCCAGAAAGAACTTCTCATTGAGTGGAGACAGCGTTATGCGCTCGGAGGAATTTTGCTTTATGTGGTAGCCACTGTGTTCATCTGCTATCTTTCTTTCAAAAATGTGATTGAAGTAAGCGTTTGGAACGCTTTGTTTTGGATAATCATTTTGTTTGCCTCGATTAATTCTATAGCTAAAAGCTTTCTGCAGGAAAGTCGCGGGCGAATGCTTTATTATTATACCCTCACAAGTCCGCAGGCATTTGTGCTTGCAAAAATTATTTACAATTCTATTTTAATGTTAATCCTCTCGCTGATCTGTTTTGGATTTTATTCTTTATTCATGGGAAACATTGTGGAAAATCTTCCGCTCTTTCTTTTAATCATCGTGCTTGGCTCCATCGGAATTTCATCTTTGCTCAGCATGATGTCTGCCATCGCGTCCAAAGCTCACAACAACTTTACTATTATGGCGATTCTCTCCTTCCCTATCATCATGCCGATTCTTATAGTAATAATTCGACTGTCTCAAAACGCGATTGATGGAACAGATTTTTATTACAACCTCAAATATTTTGGCGTGCTTTTCTCTTTAGATGTAATTGTGATCGCACTTGCTTACTTATTATTTCCTTACCTTTGGAAAGATTAA